The Halarchaeum grantii genome contains a region encoding:
- the argF gene encoding ornithine carbamoyltransferase, protein MNLIDIDDFDVPQLHRVLDTALAMKTGEKEPPGRLAGTSLGMLFERPSTRTRVSFEVGMTQLGGHAVFLGKDDIQLGRGEPVKDTARALSGYVDAVMARVKSHDDMLELAEYAEVPVINGLSSDAHPAQTVADLLTIREHHGFEDTTVAWVGDGNNVGASFLVGAAMVGLDVRAATPEGYEFSDDTVERADAYDGDITTTHDPISAVEGADVVYTDVWVSMGEEEEREEKVADFEGFQLNEALLARAGDPSVLHCLPAHRGEEITDDVMESERELIWAQAENRLHGQKGILAELL, encoded by the coding sequence ATGAATCTCATCGACATCGACGACTTCGACGTCCCGCAGCTGCACCGCGTGCTCGACACCGCCCTCGCGATGAAGACGGGCGAGAAGGAGCCCCCGGGGCGACTCGCGGGGACGAGTCTCGGCATGCTCTTCGAGCGCCCGAGCACTCGCACGCGGGTCTCCTTCGAGGTGGGGATGACCCAGCTCGGCGGCCACGCGGTCTTCCTCGGCAAGGACGACATCCAGCTCGGACGCGGCGAGCCCGTGAAGGACACGGCGCGCGCGCTCTCCGGCTACGTCGACGCGGTGATGGCGCGCGTGAAGTCCCACGACGACATGCTCGAACTCGCGGAGTACGCGGAGGTGCCCGTCATCAACGGCCTCTCGAGCGACGCGCATCCCGCGCAGACGGTCGCTGACCTCCTCACGATCCGCGAGCACCACGGCTTCGAGGACACGACGGTCGCGTGGGTCGGCGACGGGAACAACGTCGGGGCGTCCTTCCTCGTCGGCGCGGCGATGGTCGGCCTCGACGTGCGGGCCGCCACCCCCGAGGGCTACGAGTTCAGCGACGACACCGTCGAGCGCGCGGACGCGTACGACGGCGACATCACGACGACGCACGACCCGATCAGTGCGGTCGAAGGCGCGGACGTCGTCTACACGGACGTCTGGGTGAGCATGGGCGAGGAGGAGGAGCGCGAGGAGAAGGTCGCGGACTTCGAGGGGTTCCAGTTGAACGAGGCCCTGCTCGCGCGCGCCGGCGACCCGAGCGTCCTCCACTGTCTGCCCGCCCATCGCGGCGAGGAGATCACGGACGACGTGATGGAGTCCGAGCGCGAGCTCATCTGGGCGCAGGCCGAGAACCGCTTGCACGGCCAGAAGGGCATCCTCGCCGAGTTGCTCTGA
- a CDS encoding PAS domain-containing protein, producing the protein MPTEEGSLRDALAPAIERLPEMLYRGPEERERPLTAVSSGSDRVSGYGRATLEDGEVVWTRDVVHPSDRERAWNDVQRALGDGGTYDVTYRIVTADEDVRWVRDRGERLGDGTLSGYVEDVTELKEREVRLREELDETFERISDAFFALDPEWRFTYVNDRAAEYLEIDGEGVVGENVWEAFPAALGTDFESEYERAMETQEAVTFTEYFEPLDAYFEVNAYPSETGLSVYFRDVTERVERERRLERYEAIVETVWDGVYALDGEGRFTVANEAYCELLGVEREDVLGRRAADVVGDGIAEGARQFAEEMRRDERESATLSFTIETDDGEKRPVEARLGPFRENGRVGVLRDVSRQRERRQRLRRQRERLSSLVALYDAASDVSSAVIEQTNRSAVEGRVANRLADGPYTGAWVGRTTGTDVTRVASAGEDAPRGTALATRAVDDERVVVAAESDAEGDGGGEAVAVPISYEGGTYGVLVVCAAHRDAFGDAERTVLGRLGTTLGHAIAALDRKAALLSEHVVQVEYRSQAVASELGVPASGDGRFRFERTVAAGDGEYIHYVWVSGLSDEGAVAVFEDAERYRHVRLVGERGDAVLVEATTADAHVTAAIASHGGRLRSLTVRDGEVRVLAEFPQGVDLRTVTGSIREVADDVELVAQQTVARDDAEDERVDAFGDLTERQRAAFESAYYGGYFEWPRDSTAEDLAETMGVSAPTFHQHLRAAERKLLGVYVD; encoded by the coding sequence ATGCCGACTGAAGAGGGGAGCCTCCGCGATGCGCTCGCGCCCGCCATCGAACGGCTACCGGAGATGCTGTACCGAGGTCCCGAGGAGCGCGAGCGACCGCTGACGGCCGTGAGCTCCGGTTCAGACCGGGTTTCGGGGTACGGTCGCGCGACGCTCGAGGACGGCGAGGTCGTGTGGACGCGCGACGTCGTACACCCCTCGGACCGCGAGCGCGCGTGGAACGACGTCCAGCGCGCGTTGGGCGACGGCGGGACGTACGACGTGACGTATCGCATCGTCACCGCCGACGAGGACGTCCGCTGGGTCCGCGACCGGGGCGAGCGCCTCGGCGACGGGACGCTCTCGGGCTACGTCGAGGACGTGACGGAGCTGAAGGAGCGGGAGGTGCGACTGCGCGAGGAACTCGACGAGACGTTCGAGCGCATCTCGGACGCTTTCTTCGCGCTCGACCCGGAGTGGCGCTTCACGTACGTGAACGACCGGGCGGCCGAGTACCTCGAGATCGACGGCGAGGGCGTCGTCGGCGAGAACGTCTGGGAGGCCTTCCCGGCGGCGCTCGGCACGGACTTCGAGTCGGAGTACGAGCGCGCGATGGAGACCCAGGAGGCGGTGACGTTCACGGAGTACTTCGAGCCGCTGGACGCGTACTTCGAGGTGAACGCCTACCCCTCGGAGACCGGGCTCTCCGTCTATTTCCGTGACGTCACCGAGCGCGTCGAGCGCGAGCGCCGACTCGAGCGCTACGAGGCGATCGTCGAGACGGTGTGGGACGGCGTCTACGCCCTCGACGGCGAGGGGCGCTTCACGGTAGCGAACGAGGCGTACTGCGAGCTGCTCGGCGTCGAGCGCGAGGACGTGCTCGGGCGGCGAGCCGCGGACGTCGTCGGCGACGGCATCGCCGAGGGCGCACGGCAGTTCGCCGAGGAGATGCGTCGGGACGAGCGCGAGTCGGCGACGCTGTCGTTCACGATCGAGACCGACGACGGCGAGAAGCGCCCGGTGGAGGCGCGCTTGGGGCCGTTCCGCGAGAACGGGCGCGTCGGCGTGCTGCGCGACGTGTCGCGCCAGCGCGAGCGCCGCCAGCGGTTGCGCCGCCAGCGCGAGCGCCTGTCGAGTCTCGTCGCGCTCTACGACGCGGCGAGCGACGTCTCGAGCGCGGTGATCGAGCAGACGAACCGGTCGGCGGTCGAGGGGCGGGTCGCGAACCGGCTCGCGGACGGCCCGTATACGGGCGCGTGGGTCGGGCGGACGACGGGGACGGACGTCACGCGCGTCGCGAGCGCCGGCGAGGACGCGCCCCGGGGGACGGCGCTCGCGACGCGCGCAGTCGACGACGAGCGGGTCGTGGTGGCGGCCGAGTCGGACGCCGAGGGCGACGGGGGCGGCGAGGCGGTGGCGGTACCCATCAGCTACGAGGGCGGGACGTACGGCGTGCTCGTGGTGTGCGCCGCTCACCGGGACGCGTTCGGCGACGCCGAGCGGACGGTGCTGGGCCGGCTGGGGACGACGCTCGGGCACGCCATCGCGGCGCTCGACCGGAAGGCCGCGCTGTTGAGCGAGCACGTCGTGCAGGTCGAGTACCGCTCGCAGGCGGTGGCCTCGGAGCTCGGCGTGCCCGCGAGCGGCGACGGGCGGTTCCGTTTCGAGCGGACGGTCGCGGCGGGCGACGGCGAGTACATCCACTACGTCTGGGTGTCGGGGCTGTCGGACGAGGGGGCGGTGGCGGTCTTCGAGGACGCGGAGCGCTATCGACACGTCCGACTCGTCGGTGAACGCGGCGACGCCGTGCTCGTGGAGGCGACGACGGCGGACGCCCACGTCACGGCCGCGATCGCGAGTCACGGCGGGCGCCTGCGCTCGCTGACGGTACGCGACGGCGAGGTCCGCGTGCTCGCGGAGTTCCCGCAGGGCGTCGACCTGCGGACGGTGACGGGGTCGATCCGGGAGGTCGCGGACGACGTCGAGTTGGTCGCACAGCAGACGGTCGCACGTGACGACGCCGAAGACGAGCGGGTGGACGCGTTCGGCGACCTCACGGAGCGCCAGCGCGCGGCGTTCGAGTCCGCCTACTACGGGGGGTATTTCGAGTGGCCGCGCGACAGCACGGCCGAGGACCTCGCGGAGACGATGGGCGTCTCCGCGCCGACGTTCCACCAGCACCTGCGCGCGGCGGAGCGCAAACTCCTCGGCGTCTACGTGGACTGA
- the serB gene encoding phosphoserine phosphatase SerB, whose amino-acid sequence MTLVAFDFDGTLSDSEMMVLLGEQYGVANEIGDITARAMRGELSYAESVYERAALLEGLPEPEAQAAYEQVFLRPGAADLIAALNDAGHTTAILTGGFTPGVEAALAKDHTEVDHVVANDLPVADGRLTGDAEGPLIEGTKDDALESLCVETGTDLADTVAIGDGANDLPMLKAAGTAIGFIPKPAVRPHCDVVVATMSRLQRVFEEDGLL is encoded by the coding sequence ATGACACTGGTCGCGTTCGACTTCGACGGGACGCTCTCGGACTCCGAGATGATGGTGCTCCTCGGCGAACAGTACGGCGTCGCCAACGAGATCGGCGACATCACCGCGCGCGCGATGCGCGGCGAGCTCTCCTACGCCGAATCGGTCTACGAGCGCGCCGCGCTCCTCGAGGGACTCCCCGAACCCGAAGCGCAGGCCGCCTACGAGCAGGTCTTCCTCCGCCCCGGTGCCGCCGACCTCATCGCGGCGCTGAACGACGCCGGCCACACCACCGCCATCCTCACCGGCGGCTTCACGCCCGGCGTCGAGGCCGCGCTCGCGAAAGACCACACCGAGGTCGACCACGTCGTCGCGAACGACCTCCCCGTCGCGGACGGCCGCCTCACCGGCGACGCCGAAGGCCCCCTCATCGAGGGAACGAAGGACGACGCCCTCGAATCGCTCTGCGTCGAGACCGGTACCGACCTCGCGGACACGGTCGCCATCGGCGACGGCGCGAACGACCTCCCGATGCTGAAGGCCGCCGGCACCGCCATCGGATTCATCCCCAAACCCGCCGTCCGCCCGCACTGCGACGTCGTCGTCGCCACCATGTCGCGCCTCCAGCGCGTCTTCGAGGAGGACGGCCTGCTCTAG
- the serA gene encoding phosphoglycerate dehydrogenase, giving the protein MKVLVTDPIADAGLDVLREAGHEVETAYDVEGDALLDAVSDANALIVRSGTEVTDAVFEAAPDLVIVGRAGIGVDNIDIDAATEHGVIVANAPEGNVRAAAEHTVAMAFAAARSIPQAHARLKDGEWAKSDYLGTEVNGKTLGVVGLGRVGQEVAKKLGALGMDLVAYDPYIGEERAEQLGAELVDIDECLERADFLTVHVPLTPETENLIDEDALANLEGGYLVNCARGGVVDEDALADAVEDGVMKGAAIDVFAEEPLPEDAKVLDVDDIVVTPHLGASTEAAQEHVAVSTAEQVVAAFNDEPVLNALNAPSVDESAFPRIQPYIGLAETAGKVAAQLFDERIDSIEVSYAGDIAGEDVDLVTASAQKGVFEPLEWNVNAVNAPRVAEERGIDVTETKSRSSADFQSLVTVTVSDGEDELSVSGTLFAGDDPRLVSIDGYRVDAIPHGHMLIARNRDEPGVIGYIGTVLGEYDVNIAGMFNARETDGGEALTVYNLDDDLPDAARADLESDSRITEIKEIELNGD; this is encoded by the coding sequence ATGAAGGTACTCGTAACCGACCCCATCGCGGACGCCGGTTTGGACGTGCTCCGCGAGGCGGGCCACGAGGTCGAGACCGCGTACGACGTCGAGGGCGACGCACTCCTCGACGCCGTCTCCGACGCCAACGCCCTCATCGTCCGCTCGGGGACGGAGGTCACCGACGCGGTCTTCGAGGCCGCACCCGACCTCGTCATCGTCGGCCGCGCCGGCATCGGCGTCGACAACATCGACATCGACGCCGCGACCGAGCACGGCGTCATCGTCGCGAACGCCCCCGAGGGGAACGTCCGCGCGGCCGCCGAGCACACCGTCGCGATGGCATTCGCCGCCGCGCGCTCCATCCCGCAGGCCCACGCCCGCCTGAAGGACGGCGAGTGGGCGAAGTCCGACTACCTCGGCACCGAGGTCAACGGCAAGACCCTCGGCGTCGTCGGCCTCGGCCGGGTCGGCCAAGAGGTCGCGAAGAAGCTCGGAGCGCTCGGCATGGACCTCGTCGCCTACGACCCCTACATCGGCGAGGAGCGCGCCGAACAGCTCGGCGCGGAGCTCGTCGACATCGACGAGTGCCTCGAGCGCGCGGACTTCCTCACCGTCCACGTCCCGCTCACCCCGGAGACGGAGAACCTCATCGACGAGGACGCGCTCGCGAACCTCGAGGGCGGCTACCTCGTGAACTGCGCGCGCGGCGGCGTCGTCGACGAGGACGCGCTCGCCGACGCCGTTGAGGACGGCGTCATGAAGGGCGCAGCCATCGACGTCTTCGCGGAGGAGCCCCTCCCGGAGGACGCGAAGGTCCTCGACGTCGACGACATCGTCGTCACCCCGCACCTCGGCGCCTCCACGGAGGCCGCCCAGGAGCACGTCGCCGTCTCGACGGCCGAGCAGGTCGTCGCGGCGTTCAACGACGAGCCCGTGCTGAACGCGCTGAACGCGCCCTCCGTCGACGAGTCCGCGTTCCCCCGCATCCAGCCGTACATCGGCCTCGCCGAGACGGCGGGGAAGGTCGCCGCGCAGCTCTTCGACGAGCGCATCGACTCCATCGAGGTCTCCTACGCGGGCGACATCGCCGGCGAGGACGTCGACCTCGTCACCGCGAGCGCGCAGAAGGGCGTCTTCGAGCCCCTCGAATGGAACGTGAACGCGGTGAACGCCCCGCGCGTCGCCGAGGAGCGCGGCATCGACGTCACGGAGACGAAGAGCCGTTCCTCCGCGGACTTCCAGAGCCTCGTCACCGTCACCGTCAGCGACGGCGAGGACGAGCTCTCGGTCTCCGGGACGCTCTTCGCGGGCGACGACCCGCGTCTCGTCTCCATCGACGGCTACCGCGTCGACGCCATCCCGCACGGCCACATGCTCATCGCGCGCAACCGCGACGAACCCGGCGTCATCGGCTACATCGGGACGGTGCTCGGCGAGTACGACGTGAACATCGCCGGCATGTTCAACGCCCGCGAGACCGACGGCGGCGAGGCGCTCACCGTCTACAACCTCGACGACGACCTCCCGGACGCGGCGCGCGCGGACCTCGAATCCGACTCGCGCATCACCGAGATCAAGGAGATCGAGCTGAACGGCGACTGA
- the thrC gene encoding threonine synthase gives MADLTLGGEPPAVMTDGVWLACIECGETVAPYDDVVYRCPDCDGLLEVRYEEYPTFEAFEGTGVWRYADALPLAEGVSIKEGNTPLYTVPEIEADVGVADVRVKHEGMNPTGAFKDRGMTVGVKVADRLGVDRLACASTGNTSAALACYGARADTEVLVLLPAGKVAAGKVAQASLHGARILEVEGNFDACLDIVADLADRGEAYLLNSINPFRLEGQKTIGLEILEQSLAETGEWPDRIVLPVGNAGNTAALYKCFRELVEAGAMEEEEMPALTGVQAEGAAPMVEAVREGNDEVRRWEDVETIATAIRIGNPVNAPKALPGVKATGGTAVAVSDEEITDAQRALARDGVGVEPASAASVAGLRKLRAEGEIEADEQVVCLTTGHLLKDPDAAAAAGGDMTSVPADTEGVLDVL, from the coding sequence ATGGCTGACCTGACTCTCGGCGGCGAACCGCCCGCGGTCATGACGGACGGCGTCTGGCTCGCGTGTATCGAATGCGGCGAGACCGTCGCGCCCTACGACGACGTCGTCTACCGCTGCCCGGACTGCGACGGCCTCCTCGAAGTGCGCTACGAGGAGTACCCGACCTTCGAGGCGTTCGAGGGGACGGGGGTCTGGCGCTACGCGGACGCCCTCCCCCTCGCCGAAGGGGTCTCCATCAAGGAGGGGAACACGCCGCTCTACACCGTCCCGGAGATCGAGGCCGACGTCGGCGTCGCGGACGTCCGCGTGAAACACGAGGGGATGAACCCCACCGGCGCGTTCAAGGACCGCGGGATGACGGTCGGCGTGAAGGTCGCCGACCGCCTCGGCGTCGACCGCCTCGCCTGCGCGTCCACGGGGAACACGTCGGCGGCGCTCGCGTGCTACGGCGCGCGCGCCGACACCGAAGTCCTCGTCCTCCTGCCCGCAGGGAAGGTCGCCGCCGGGAAGGTCGCGCAGGCCTCCCTGCACGGCGCGCGCATCCTCGAAGTCGAGGGCAACTTCGACGCCTGCCTCGACATCGTCGCGGACCTCGCCGACCGCGGCGAGGCCTACCTCCTCAACTCGATCAATCCCTTCCGACTCGAGGGCCAGAAGACCATCGGCCTCGAGATACTCGAGCAATCGCTCGCCGAGACCGGCGAGTGGCCGGACCGCATCGTCCTCCCCGTCGGGAACGCCGGGAACACGGCGGCGCTCTACAAGTGCTTCCGCGAGCTCGTCGAGGCCGGCGCGATGGAGGAGGAGGAGATGCCGGCGCTCACGGGCGTGCAGGCCGAGGGCGCGGCGCCGATGGTCGAGGCCGTCCGCGAGGGCAATGACGAAGTGCGGCGCTGGGAGGACGTCGAGACCATCGCGACCGCGATCCGCATCGGCAACCCCGTGAACGCGCCGAAGGCGCTCCCGGGCGTGAAAGCCACCGGCGGCACCGCCGTCGCCGTGTCGGACGAGGAGATCACGGACGCCCAGCGCGCCCTCGCGCGCGACGGCGTCGGCGTCGAACCCGCGTCCGCCGCCTCGGTCGCGGGCCTGCGGAAACTCCGCGCCGAGGGCGAGATCGAGGCGGACGAGCAGGTCGTCTGCCTCACGACCGGCCACCTGCTGAAGGACCCGGACGCCGCGGCCGCCGCCGGCGGCGACATGACGTCCGTGCCCGCCGACACCGAGGGCGTGCTCGACGTCCTCTAA
- a CDS encoding PAS domain-containing protein: MAGKSEADDGAWPALGGEGANVYEVIFREMEDAVFLVDVERTDGGYEFVFRRNNAAHRRRTGLSEDELRGQTPRGLLGDEQGAAVAANYRRCVERQEAIEYEETLELPGGRSDWETKLTPVMADGRVTQLVGVGRDITERKAQQRAFERTARRFETVLETMTEAAFLKDTNGRYRLMNQACRDLLGVGDTAFDELTDEDLFPPETAERARADDRRVIETGERIEVEERIPTTEGETVRLTRKSPVYGDDGEVTAVCGVSTDITAQKRREEELRRLTERFELAVEGANIGVWDWDMKTDAVEFNENWARMLGHSLDDIDPHLDAWESRVHPDDIESASDALEAHIAGESEYYETEHRMRTADGDWKWIRDVGEIVERDADGEPVRAVGIHLDIDDRKQYERTLERQRDSLEVLNQIVRHDVRNALQFVLEYGELLDGHVGEEGEAYRRRIVQAGREAIDITRTAGDVTRVLLRSETCHAPVAVRPVLEEQIADLRASHEHAVVSVEGALPDVEVRADDMLESVFRNVLTNAVVHNDEDVPEVTVSASADDETVRVRIADNGPGIPDDQKERVFREGEKGLESEGSGLGLYLVRTLVERYGGDVRVADNDPEGSVFTVELRRDG, encoded by the coding sequence ATGGCGGGGAAGTCCGAGGCGGACGACGGAGCGTGGCCGGCGCTCGGCGGGGAGGGGGCGAACGTCTACGAGGTGATCTTCCGGGAGATGGAGGACGCCGTCTTCCTCGTGGACGTCGAGCGGACGGACGGCGGCTACGAGTTCGTCTTCCGTCGGAACAACGCCGCGCATCGGCGCCGAACCGGTCTCTCCGAGGACGAGTTACGCGGGCAGACCCCGCGCGGGCTCCTCGGCGACGAGCAGGGCGCGGCCGTCGCGGCGAACTACCGGCGCTGCGTCGAGCGTCAGGAAGCCATCGAGTACGAGGAGACCCTCGAGTTGCCGGGCGGACGGAGCGACTGGGAGACGAAGCTCACCCCCGTCATGGCGGACGGTCGGGTGACGCAGCTCGTCGGCGTCGGACGCGACATCACGGAGCGGAAGGCACAGCAGCGTGCGTTCGAGCGGACGGCGCGGCGCTTCGAGACCGTGTTGGAGACGATGACGGAGGCGGCGTTCCTGAAGGACACGAACGGGCGGTACCGCCTGATGAATCAGGCATGCCGGGACCTCCTCGGCGTCGGGGACACAGCATTCGACGAGTTGACCGACGAGGACCTCTTCCCGCCGGAGACCGCAGAGCGGGCGCGAGCGGACGACCGTCGCGTCATCGAGACGGGGGAGCGAATCGAGGTCGAGGAGCGGATTCCGACGACCGAGGGGGAGACGGTTCGGCTCACGCGGAAGTCACCCGTCTACGGCGACGACGGCGAGGTCACCGCCGTCTGCGGCGTCTCGACGGACATCACGGCGCAAAAGCGCCGCGAGGAGGAACTGCGGCGACTCACGGAGCGCTTCGAACTCGCCGTCGAGGGCGCGAACATCGGCGTCTGGGACTGGGACATGAAGACCGACGCGGTGGAGTTCAACGAGAACTGGGCGCGGATGCTCGGCCACTCGCTCGACGACATCGACCCGCACCTCGACGCGTGGGAGAGCCGCGTCCATCCGGACGACATCGAGTCGGCGAGCGACGCGCTCGAGGCGCATATCGCTGGCGAGAGCGAGTACTACGAGACAGAACACCGGATGCGGACGGCGGACGGCGACTGGAAGTGGATCCGCGACGTCGGCGAGATCGTCGAGCGCGACGCGGACGGCGAGCCGGTTCGCGCCGTCGGCATCCACCTCGACATCGACGACCGGAAGCAGTACGAGCGGACGCTCGAACGCCAGCGCGACAGCCTCGAGGTACTCAACCAGATCGTCCGCCACGACGTCCGGAACGCCCTCCAGTTCGTGCTCGAGTACGGCGAACTGCTCGACGGCCACGTCGGCGAGGAGGGGGAGGCGTACCGCCGCCGGATCGTCCAAGCGGGACGCGAGGCCATCGACATCACGCGGACCGCCGGGGACGTCACGCGGGTGTTACTCCGCTCGGAGACGTGCCACGCCCCGGTGGCGGTTCGGCCCGTCCTCGAGGAGCAGATAGCGGACCTGCGCGCGAGCCACGAGCACGCCGTCGTCTCCGTCGAGGGCGCGCTTCCGGACGTCGAGGTGCGCGCGGACGACATGCTCGAGTCCGTGTTCCGGAACGTGCTGACGAACGCCGTCGTCCACAACGACGAGGACGTCCCCGAGGTCACCGTCTCCGCGAGCGCGGACGACGAGACGGTTCGGGTCCGAATCGCGGACAACGGCCCCGGGATACCGGACGACCAGAAGGAACGGGTCTTCAGGGAGGGCGAGAAGGGCCTCGAGAGCGAGGGGAGCGGACTGGGCCTCTACCTCGTTCGGACGCTCGTCGAGCGCTACGGCGGCGACGTCCGGGTGGCGGACAACGACCCCGAGGGGAGCGTCTTCACCGTCGAGTTGCGCCGCGACGGCTGA
- the metX gene encoding homoserine O-acetyltransferase MetX has product MSYGRRDDVANVGSFAFERGGELDLDVAYAEYGERENPTVLVCHALTGSQYVAGPAPEGVSGQAAGWWDALVGPGKPIDTRAYHVVCANVPGSCYGTTGPASEGPDGEPYGPDFPSVTVGDWTRSQARLLDELGVETLYAVVGGSVGGMNAIDWAKRYPERVERVAAIATSPRLDAQCLGLNTAARRAITNDPDYGDGDYYGGPEPSGGLAVARRIGHAMYLSKASMRDRFGRRVAERQPEERTDPSAKGFPYRDVASYLDYNAERFTERFDANSYLYLLRALDEYDLAEDYNSDAEALADYAGDALVVSFTGDWHFPVEGGETIAEAFEAGPAAVSHRVVESEYGHDAFLVEPDRVGPPVRTLLERGANAVTTTRTRDTTPDYPRVCTGLLPDA; this is encoded by the coding sequence ATGAGCTACGGCCGCCGCGACGACGTCGCGAATGTCGGCTCGTTCGCGTTCGAGCGCGGCGGCGAACTCGACCTCGACGTCGCCTACGCGGAGTACGGCGAGCGCGAGAACCCCACCGTCCTCGTCTGCCACGCGCTCACGGGGAGCCAGTACGTCGCCGGGCCCGCCCCCGAGGGCGTCAGCGGGCAGGCCGCCGGCTGGTGGGACGCCCTCGTCGGCCCCGGCAAACCCATCGACACCCGCGCCTACCACGTCGTCTGCGCGAACGTCCCCGGCTCCTGCTACGGCACCACCGGCCCCGCGAGCGAGGGGCCCGACGGCGAGCCCTACGGCCCCGACTTCCCGTCCGTCACGGTCGGCGACTGGACGCGCAGTCAGGCCCGCCTCCTCGACGAGCTCGGCGTGGAGACGCTCTACGCCGTCGTCGGCGGGAGCGTCGGCGGCATGAACGCCATCGACTGGGCGAAACGCTACCCCGAGCGCGTCGAGCGCGTCGCCGCCATCGCCACGAGCCCGCGCCTCGACGCGCAGTGTCTCGGCCTCAACACCGCCGCGCGCCGCGCCATCACGAACGACCCCGACTACGGCGACGGCGACTACTACGGCGGCCCCGAACCCAGCGGCGGCCTCGCCGTCGCGCGCCGCATCGGCCACGCGATGTACCTCTCGAAGGCCTCGATGCGCGACCGCTTCGGCCGCCGCGTCGCCGAACGCCAACCCGAGGAGCGAACCGACCCGAGCGCGAAGGGCTTCCCCTACCGGGACGTCGCCTCCTACCTCGACTACAACGCCGAGCGCTTCACCGAGCGCTTCGACGCGAACAGCTACCTCTACCTCCTGCGCGCGCTCGACGAGTACGACCTCGCCGAGGACTACAACTCGGACGCCGAGGCGCTCGCGGACTACGCGGGCGACGCGCTCGTCGTCTCCTTTACCGGCGACTGGCACTTCCCCGTCGAGGGCGGCGAGACCATCGCGGAGGCCTTCGAGGCCGGCCCCGCCGCTGTCTCCCACCGCGTCGTCGAGAGCGAGTACGGCCACGACGCCTTCCTCGTCGAACCCGACCGGGTCGGCCCGCCCGTCCGCACCCTCTTGGAGCGCGGCGCGAACGCCGTCACGACGACGCGCACCCGCGACACCACGCCCGACTACCCGCGCGTCTGCACGGGCCTCCTCCCGGACGCCTGA